The genomic window CCACCTCCTGGAGGGAGAACTCCACGATGGAGGGGATGCCCTTGTATGCCTCGACCACGGTGGCCGTCTTCTCCTTGATCGCCTTCGCTTCCTCATCGGGGAGGTAGTGCACCGAGGGTTCGAGGGTGCGGTCCGCCCCCTTCTGGGGGGGAGTCCCCTTCACCAGGACGTAGTCCTTGAGCTCGAGCTCAGGGCTGTGGTAGAAGGCGAGGATGTCTTCTCCTATCTTTTTGTAATCGAGCGGTTTGAGGCCGCTCTCCTTGATGGCCTTCCCCACTTCCTTGAGGTTGAGGGGTTTCCCCCTCCCCGCACCCTTCCGTATGGTGAGGGTGGCGAGAAGCTTGTCCTCCGATATGTGTATGGAGAAGGATGCATCCCGGTCTTTCGAGATGGGGACCCGTTCCAGCGGCGACCTGCGAACGATCGCGAGGCGGATGAGTTCCTGTATCTCCTCCGGGGAGAGGAGGCGCTCCTCGGGATACCCCAGGGTCACGACCTTCTGGATGATGAGCGATACATCGGGAAACTGTGCGTCCTCCGTACCGGGGTACAGGGAGAGGAAACAGGAGGCCTTGTCCGGAGAGAGTTCCACCTCCCACCTGTGGGGTCGGAAGGGGATGATGTCCGCCCAGTTCCTCCCCACCCGGAGTATCCCCGTGGTGAGGGCGACCAGCTCGTTTCTCTCCTTCCGGATACCTTCACCGGGATAGAACGAGGGATCGGCGAGTACTGTGGGCGGGATCTCCTCTCCGAAGATGTCCTGTCCCGGGAGGCCGGGGACGGCGGGAGAGACGACCCCCAGTTTCTTCCCTTCTTCCACGTAGAAGGAGGAGCGCACGGTGGGGTCCACATAGACCTTTTCCCTCCTCGTCTTCTTGTGCGTGACGGTGATCTTCTCCTTTTTGGGAGGCAGGAAGGGGAGTGCCGCCTTTTTCAGGACTTCCTTTTCTTCTTTTACCGTCTCCTGCAGTTCCCTGTAGATCTCCGGAGGGGGGGCCTTGGCGAGGACCTTTTCGATGTCTTTCTCCATCTCGGGGGGGATGGAGAGGTCTTTCGCCCAGGTGACGGTCTCGGGTACGGGTTTTTCCGGAGGGATGCCTTCAAGCAGGGTGAGTGTGACGATGTGATCGTTGCTCTGGGCGATTCTCCTGAGGGCTTCCCGGAGGCGTTGTTCTGGTACCTTTCCCTCGAGTCCGTGTTGTTCGAGGACTTCTTTGAGGGTTGCGACGTTCCAGAGGGGATCCCCGTCTTCCCCCTTGGTGAAGACGAGGGAGACCCTCAGTCTCTGTTCGTCTATCGTGATCTGCGCCTTGCCTGTGACGGTCAGTTTCTGTGTGGTCATACGCAGGTCTATTTCCCTCGGGTTTCGGGGAGGAATCCGTTCTGTATCGCCTTTACGAGTTGGGCTTTGAGGAATTGGTTCTCCTTCCTCAGCCTGTTGATCTCCATCTGCTGCATCTTCACGGTCTCCACCAGGTCTCCCATGGTGAGGGTCCCGGTGTGGAGGAGTTCTTCCACGTATTCCATCTTGTTCTCGAAGTCGATCTGGGCTTCCACGTCGGCTTCCTGGAAGGATTCGTCTATCTCCTCGATGTCGAGGAGCGATGTCTCCTCTTCACCTATCTGGAGGAGTTTGTCGGCGATGCGATAGACGGCCTGGGAGAGGACCGAATCCGGTTTGTAGACGAGTATGGGGAGCTTCGAGGAGAGGGCGATGTCCTGGAGGTCATCTCTGTAGATGATGCCGAGGTGTTCGATGTCGATGCCCAGGTATTGCTGGCAGGATCGTCTGAGGCGTTGGGCCCTCACGGTGTCCTGGGGTTGCTCGAGCATGTTGAGGATGAGCCGTGGGTGGAATGAGGAGAGGGACCGGGTGAATTGTTCGTAGCTCTCCGGATCCACTTCCTTGATGAGTTCGGCGAGCTTCGGGAGATAGAGCTCCTGGAAGGCCTTTCCCTCTTTCTCGAGCCTCTTGAGATACTGGTAGCCTTCGCTTCCTCTCTTGCAGGAGAGATAGAGGAGTCTGAAGATCACGTTTTTGAGGAAAAGATAGGCGTTCACCGTGGCGGTCGGGGTGGGGGTGGTCACGATGATGCCGTTGTTGGACATCAGGAAGAAGTCCAGGGTGTTGATGTGTGTTCCGGCCCCCAGATCGATGATGAGGTAGTCCGCGTGAAGCTTCCTGAGGTGTGAGAGGAGCTTCTTCTTCTGTCCGGCGGTGAGGTTCGCGACACCAGGGATCTCGGCGTCCCCGGGAACGAATCTCAGCCGTTCGTACTGGGTGGGACCTACGATGTCCTGGAAGGAGAGGCCCGGCGTGGTGAGGAAGCTACCGATGCCGCGGGGAGCGGGGATGCCCAGCATGAGGTGCAGGTTCGATCCTCCCAGATCGAGGTCCACCAGGACCACCTCTTTGCCCGCCTGGGCGAGGGCGATGGCGAGGTTCGTCGCGATGAGAGATTTTCCCACACCTCCTTTACCACTGGCTATGGGGAAGATGTGCATGGCTCATCCTTTTCCTGTAGGGGGGTGGTCCCATGAGACGGAGGGACGGAAGACCGATCGAGGAGAAGCCCCAGAAAGATGAGAGCGTCTATGCCAGTGGTGGCGATGATGAAGAGCGGTGGGATCACGGGTGTGGAGAGGAGCGTGGAGAGGAAGAGGGCGAGCCCCATGAGGACCTGCAGGAGTTTCCCTGAGAGGTGGAGTCGTCTCGCGCCCTGTGCGGGGCGTTCGAAGAGGGAGGCGAAGGCCTGGAGGGCGAGGAGGAGGGCCGGCCCGCTGAGCCAGAGGAGGATCAACGCCCTCCCCGCTTCGATCCGCATCGGGGCTTGGAGGATCAGGAAGAGAAAGGCGAAACGGATCATTTCCCACAACGCGGCAAAGAGAAAGAAAATTTTTCGCATCATCACCTTCTAGTCTAAAAGGGGGTGGTATGTGGGTCAAGTGAGGATTCCTCGAGTTGACAAAACGGGAGGTATCTCTGAGAATAGACTTCACACAGGCGCTCAAGGTGGTGATGATGAAAAAAGGGGATGTCCGACTGCGGGGGATATGGTGGGGAGGGTTCCTCCTCCTCTTCGGGTTCCTAATGTCCCTTGTATGGGCGGACGGGCTCTTCGCTCTCGACCGTTCGACGGATCAACTCCTCTCTCTCTTCGAGAGTGTCTTTTCCTATGTACAGGACCACTATGTCGAAGAGCCTGATCCGGAGGTCCTTCTGGAAGGGGCCCTGGAAGGGCTCTTCGAGAGCCTGGATGATCCATACTCCGAGTATCTTTCGGAGGAAGAGCTCCGCGATCTTTCCGACACCACCCGAGGGGAGTTCGGAGGGATCGGTCTCTATATCGCCAAGGAGACCGCGAACGGGGGGGATGCGGGTTATGTGGATGTGGTCGCCCCCATCGAAGGCACTCCGGCCTACCGCGCGGGCATCCTGGCTGGGGACAAGATCATAGGGATAGAAGGGGAGTCCACGATGGACCTCTCCATCGACGAGGTCCTCTCCCGCCTGAGGGGTGAGCCCGGCACGCAGGTGACCATCACCATCAAGAGGGGGGGCGACTATGTGTTCGATGTGACCCTCACCCGTGCGATCATCGAGGTGCCCACGGTGCGCTACGAGTTCCTTCCCGAGCACAAGGTGGGTATCCTCAGGATCATCCAGTTCACTCCACACACCCCGGAGAAGGTTGAGGAGGCCATCTCCGCGTTCAAGGCACGGGGGTATCGGGGGCTCCTCATCGATGTCCGTTCCAATCCCGGAGGGCTCCTCGATTCGGTTCTCGAGATCACCGACTTCTTCTTCAGAGAAGGGATCATGCTCAGGGAGGAGGGACGGACTTCCGAGGCTACACGCACCTATTATGCCACCGGAGATCTCCTGGTGGACGAGGATATCCCTGTGGTGGTCCTGGTGAACAGGGGGACGGCCTCGGCGGCCGAAATCCTCTCCGGCGTGCTCAAGGACAGGGGGAGGGGAACGCTGGTCGGAGAGACGACCTACGGAAAAGGGTCGGTCCAGCAGGTGCAGTTGCTTCCCAGAGGAGGTTTCCGTCTCACGGTTGCCCGCTACTATACGCCCAGCGGGGTGGTGATCGACAGGCATGGGATCGAGCCGGATGTGAAGGTGGAGGAGGAGACCTTCACCGAGGAACAGACGGCCCTCTACGGAGAACTCCTCTCCTCAGGGAGGATCACGGAGTTCGTGGTCTCTCATGACGTGGCCCCCTCCGAGGAGGCGATCGGGAGTTTCATCTCCCGGCTGGTGGCGGAACGGCCCGAATACGATCCCGACATCCTGAGACGTCTCATCCATGCCGAGGTGGTGAGGCGGTCGACGCATCCTCCGCTCTATGATCCGGACTACGACAGGGTGATGGAGGAAGGTATGCGCATCCTTCTCGGACTGATGGGAGGCGAGACCTGAATGGAACGGATCTCAGTGCGTACCGGAGAGAGGGTTCAGGTGGTGCTCATCACGCGGGAGGTCCAGGAGATCGTCGCCCGATCGGGTGTCGAGGAGGGGATCTGTGTGGTCTATTCACCTCACACCACGGCGGGGATAACGATAAACGAGGCGGCGGATCCTTCTGTGATACGGGACTTCCTCATGGAGACGGGCAAGATCGTGCCTTTCCAGGACGGTTATGCTCACGCCGAGGGGAACTCCGCGGCTCATATCAAAACGTCGCTCGTCGGTCCTTCAGTGACGATCCCTGTGGAAGGGGGAACCCTCGCCCTGGGTACCTGGCAGGGAATCTATTTCTGTGAGTTCGACGGGCCGCGCACCCGGAAGGTGTTCGTCCAGATCATCGGTCGCTGATGTTCTGGGGGAATTGGGGGGATCATGACAGCTGCGACGAATATACCTTGGAAGAAGAGGATCCGTATCCTGGGGATCCCCGTGGATCGCGTGGAGGATGCGGATCTCGAGCGGGTGTTCCATCACTTCCTCCTCGATGGGAGACTCCACCATATCGTGTTCGCACGGCGTTCGGATTGCATGCGTGCCCGCCGTTCGAAACGGAAGCGGCGGATACTCGAGGAGGCATCTCTGGTCCTGCCTCTTGACCGTTCGCTCGTGTGGGCGGCTCGACGGCTCCATCAGGAGGCCCCTGTGAGGTACCTTCCTTTTTCCTTCATCGTTCGGCTTCTCCGTTTCCTGGAGGAGAAGGGAGAACGGGTGTACCTCCTCGGAGAGAGCCCTCAGGATATCCTCACCATCGAGCGGAATATCCGGGAGACGTTCCCCGGTCTTCGTGTGGTGGGACGCTACCACGGCAACTTCCCAAAGGAGGTGGAGGAGACGATCCTCACCGCGGTGAAGAAGGCCACGCCGGCCCTCATCCTGATAGGGAGCGGTATTCGCGGCGGGGATGAGTGGGTGTCGCAGCACAGGGCGGAACTTCCCCCTGCCATGGTGATCGTACATCCCGAGACGATGCAGGTCTTCGCGGGACGGAGGAAGAGGGTGGCTCCCGAGGAGTTCTACGGGCGCATTCCCCCGCTGAAGGGGTTCATCCTCAATCCCCTCCGGATCCTGAAGGTGTTCTATTATCTCTGGTTCGCTCTTCTGGTGATGGTGTACAAGGTGTTCGGTTTAAACAAGTCACGAGATGATTAAAGTAGCGCTTATAGATATGAAGGGAGGGAGCGAGGACTTTTTCAGGCTCCTCCTTCCGGAAGATGTCTCCATGGTTCTGGTGGATGAGGCCGCAGTGAAGGTCCGGCTCGGTGATGAGAGACCGGATGCGGTGATCCTTGTCCACGGTGCGGGGGATGAGTGGCAGGGGGTCGCGAGAACACTGGGGGATGTCTTTCCCCACATCCCCCTCATCCTCTGCTCTCCCGATCCGTCGCCCCATACGGTGGTGAGAGGGATGGATCTCGGTGCCGTGGACTATCTCCCCTTCCCTCCTGAAAGGGATGCCCTCCATCGAGCACTCCAGCGGGCACTTCGGTGCAAAGGCTACTCCTCTCCGGCTGTGGAGGACAGGTCTCCGCTCGAGCGCCTAGTGGGCAAGAGCGAGTCGATCGTGAAGATCCGGGAATATATCTCGGTGGTGGCCCGGGTGAAGGAGACCGTGCTCATCCAGGGGCCCACGGGGACGGGCAAGGAACTCGTGGCCCGGATCCTCCACGATCTCTCTCCCAGGAGGGAGATGCCCTTTGTGGCGGTCAATTGCGGAGCACTTCCCCCCTCTCTCATCGAAGCAGAACTCTTCGGTACCGAGGAGGGGGCCTACACCGATGCGCGGAGACGTCCGGGGCTTTTTGAGCAGGCTGACGGCGGGACGCTCTTCCTGGACGAGGTGGGAGAGCTTCCGGCGGACCTGCAGGTGAAGTTCCTCCGTGTCCTGGAGGAGGGGAGCGTGGTGAGGGTGGGGGGGCATCGCTCGATCCGGGTGGATGTGCGTGTGGTGTGCGCCACCCACAGGGATCTGGCGGGGGAGGTGAAGCGGGGGCGGTTCCGGGCCGACCTCTTCTATCGGATCAATGTGCTGAAGATTTCGATCCCCCCCCTCACCGATCGCAAGGAGGATATCCCGCTTCTCGCCTCGTATTTCACCAGGATGCTCGCGGACCAGTACGGATGCCCGGCCCGGATCTCGTCCGGGGCCATGGACCGCCTTCTCTCGTACGACTGGCCGGGTAACGTGAGGGAACTGAAAAACGTGCTCACCCGCGCCGTGCTCGAGGCGAGGTTCAGGGGTCTCGAGATGATCACCCCCGATCTGGTGAGATTCGAGTAGTCATCTGATCACCCTCACCGCTTTCGCGAGGAGCACCGGTACAGGGGTCCCGTCCGGGGAGGATTCCACGTCGATGAGCCTGCATAGGACGATGATCCTCCTCCTCTCGATGAGGCTCTCGGGGAGGATGGGATCCCTCCTCGAGAGGGGTATCCTCGATCGGAACTCTGCGCCCTTGAGGATCACGTCCGCACGGTAGAGGGCAACCTCCTCCTCCGAGAGCCATGCGCCCGAGACGAGCTCCAACCGGGCGGTGAAGGACTCTCCCTCCCCGGGATCCAGGACCTCCACGGACCCTATGATGCCATCGAGGACGAGGTAGTACCCCGATACCTCCTCTTTCCCCTCTGGAAGCGTCCCGATGAGGTCTTCGAGGGTGAGGTCGAAGCGCACACCGTCCACAGGGTCATATGCCCACAGGAGGGTTCCGAGGGTCATGTACAGGAGGAACAGTCGCTTCATGTCGTTCACCCGCTCCCTATCTCATGATAGGATAGTGGCGTGAGGAGGTCAAGCGTGCGGAAGGATCGGAAAGAGCTCGGAGGAAAGAGGGCCCTGGTGGTCGGAGGATCCGGAGGGATCGGACGGGGGGTGAGCCTCATGCTCGCAGAGGAGGGGGCCTCCCTCGTCGTCCACGGAGGACACGACGAGGCGCGGCTCGAGGAGACGCGTGCGTTGTGCGCGCGCACTGCCGAAGAAGTGGACGGATTCCTGTGTCCCTTTGACCAGGGGGACGTATTCCTCAAGGAGGTGGCATCCCGCCTCCCGTTCGACATCGTGGTGTGGTGTGCCGGGCCGGTGGAGTATGTGGGCCTCGGGGAGGCATCCCTGGAGGTGTGGGAACGGATGGCCCGGGGGAACCTCGTGCTACCCGGGGCCGTGGTGGGTATGGTGGCGGGACTGATGGCGGAGCGGGGGCATGGGCGTATCGTCCTTTTCGGGGGTCCTGGAAGCGACGCGCTGAGGGGATATACCTCCATCGCTCCGTATGCGGCGGCGAAGGCAGGGCTCGGGGTGCTTGCGAAGTCGGTGGCCGTGGCCTACGGGAGTTCGAACGTGGCCTGCAATGTGATCTGTCCCGGTATCGTGTTCACGGAGTACACCTCGCGAGAGGAGCGGGAGCGCTGGCGTGAGGTGCCCGAGGCGCGTATCGCCTCGGCGGAAGAGGTGGTGGACCTCGTCCGTTATCTGGTGAAGATGCCCACTCCTCTTGTAAATGGGGCGGTGATTTCTGCCGATAAGGGACTTAGATTGTGATCGTTGGAGCGGATGCGGATTTGACAAACCATACATAGACTTATATTATGTAGGTATGGTCACATGAAGCAAAAAGCGAGGTTCGGGAATGGCAAATAACGACATCATCCCAGGATTCGACGAGGAGAAGGATGAAAGCCTCAAGATACGGCTTCAGAAGGTCGATTCGGTGCCTGGGTGTCTCATCCTGTTTCTTACGGGCTATATAGATACGTATAATTCGAACTTTTTCCAGAAGAAGGTCACGAGGGCGATCGAACAAGGATACATCCGTCTCATCTTCCACTGCGGCGGGCTCAACTATGTCTCCAGTACCGGTATAGGGTCGTTCACCGCTTTCCTCAAGGCCGTGAAGCCCAGGGGGGGGGACATCGTGCTCCTCGAAATCCAGCCGAAGGTGTACGAAGTCTTCCAGCTCCTCGGATTCTCTCAGTTCTTCACCATAAAGGACAATCTCGAAGAGGCGGTGGCCCACTTCTCCGAAGGGGGGCAGAAGGTACAGACCGAGATCTTCCCCAAGATCTTCAAGTGTCCCATCTGTTCGAAGAAGCTGAAGGCCACGCGTCCGGGTCGCTTTCGATGCTCGGAGTGTAAGACGATCCTCGCCATAGACAACAACGGCCAGGTCTTCCTGGGATAGGGAGGAAGGGTATGGGCTTCTTTCAGCGCCTCGTGAGGGCCGTGAAGGCTCAATTCAATGCCCTTCTCAAGCGTATCGAGGATCCCGAGAAGCTTCTCGATCAGCTCCTCCTCGACATGAACAAGCAGCTCCTCGAGGCGAAGCGCTCGGTTGCCCAGGCCCTCGCGGACGAGAAGAGGCTGGAGAAGAGGGTGTCCGAATACGCGGCTCAGGTCGAGGACTGGGAGCAGAAGGCCGTGACGGCCCTCAAGGCCGGCAGGGAGGATCTGGCGAAGCAGGCTCTGGTGAAGAAGGCCGAGCTTCTCGAGGTGCTCGAACAGTACAGGAAGAGCCATGAGGAGCAGCACGCCACGGTGGAGAAGCTGAAGGCCTCGCTCCGGGATCTCCAGGACAGGATAGAGGACGCGAGGAGGAAGAGAAACATCCTCATCGCACGAGCGAAACGGGTCCAGGCCCAGAAACGTCTGCAGGAGACCATAAAGGGACTCTCTGATACCTCCGCCTTTGCCGCGTTCGAGGAACTCGAGAAGAGAGTCGAGGAGTTGGAGGCCGAGGCCGAGGCCACCGAGGCCCTCGAGGCGGAAGACACGACCCTGTCGCTTGAGGAACAGATAAGGAAGCTCGAGAAACCGGAGGACAAGGCGGATGTCCTCCTCGAGGATCTCAAGAAACGCCTGGGGCTTCCGCATGATTCCTCGGGGTCGTGAGATACCCATCGGAGTATTCCTCCCCGACGCAGATGTGAGGTACTACTTCTGGCTGGACTACAAGGATTTTCCCCATCCCCAGAAGGAGGACATCGTCATACTGGAAGACGTCGTCGAAGAGGCGAAGTGCTGCCAGGTGGTCTCCCTTCCCTGGAAGGACTTTCTTTCCATATCTCTCGAGACCGGAGAGGGGGGACCGGTGTGGATCCCCTATGGTCCGGCCGACTACGTTGCCCAGGCGTTCGCCCTCGGGTGCGGGGACTACTTGAAGGAACCCTGGAGCGTCGGTGAGCTCCTGGTACGGGCCCGACGTTTTCTCCCCCAGCGGGTGGTGCTGCGAGGAAAGGTCTGTGAGTACCGCAATGGGGTCCTCAGGCGGGAGGGGAAGGAGGTTCGCCTCACTCCCGTGCAAGGGCAGCTCTTCTCCCTCCTGGTGCGGCACAGGGGGAAACCCCTCGGGAGGGAGGCGCTCTCCCATGCCGTGGGCATGAGAAACGGATCGTCCCGGGCCGTGGATATGCACGTCTCCCTGTTGAGGAAGAAACTGGCCGAACTCGATCTGGAGGGGGTGCTCGTTTCTGTGATCAGAAAGGGCTACATGCTGATCGACGAGGATCGATGAAGGAAACAGGCATGAGGGATTCTCTTTTCCTCCCTGTGTACTATGTGGGGTGGCTCCTCGTGATACTCCTTCTGGGAGTGGTTTCCTGGGGGATGGCCTCCTGGGGACTCGCCGACGGCGTGTATGTCACGGTGGATGGAAAGAGCACAGTGCTTCCTTTCTTCCTGAAGGCCCTGAGGGCCCTGGGCCCTTCGGCAGGAATACTGGCGCTCATCATAAGCCTCTCGAGGGTGTTCGTTCGTCCGGGCGTTCTCTTCCTCTCCATCCTGGAGCTCGCCCTGCTCATGACAGGATATCTCTACCTCTGGTACGCCTTCGTCGTTCCTCCCCTGGAGGAAGGGGTGGCCGCCCTGGAATGGCGCTACACCTCGCCGGTCTCTTCGCAGGCACTCGTGAGGACGGCGGAGGATCGGTACCTCTTCGTGTATGCCTCGGGAAGGTTCGATGCCGGGGTCGTGGATGTCTGGTTCGAACGCGAGCCGGTCGTCCGCCTCTTCCCGGAAGGGTGGTTCGACGAGGAGACCGGACGGTATGTCCTGGGAGAGAGGGAATCGATCGACCTTTCCCGGGGCTACGACGCCGCGGTCCTCGCCCCGATTCCCGGCTGGGCTTCCGTGTGGGAAGAGGTGACGCTGGCCTTGGAAGGGGTGTGGGACCAGGCCTTTTCCATGGGGGCGCCTCGGTCTCTTCTCTTCCTCGGCTCATGGTTTCTCTTTTCGATCGGGATGTGGACCTGGGTGAGATTCACCCGCTGGCCTTTCTTCAACACGATCCTCGCCGTCGGTATGGGTATGGCCCCCGGGCTCTTCATGTGGGGGGTGAAGCGCTTCACCGAAGAGCCGCTCTTCGTCGAAGTCGCGTCCCGGATTCCCGTGTCCTTTGACTACGTGGTTCTCGCCATCCCCGCCTTCATCGGAGTATGCGGCCTCCTCTTCCTCCTCTTCCTCCTGCCCTATGCACGCCTCCGGGAGGAGGTGGCATGGTGAGTCCCGTAGGGCGTATCGTGAGGGGGCTCTTCGTCTGCTATCTGGTCTCTTTCGTCCTCGTGATGGGATGGGCCTATGTCATGGGGAAGGCGGAGGCTCCTGTGCACCCCCTGCTCGCCGCTTCGTGGCGGTTGTATGAGGGTGTCGCCGACTGGCTGGGAGGTTTCCTCTTCTTTCATCTCCTCTCGGTGGTCCTGGTGGTGGGTTTTTTCTCTTCCCGATACCTGCTCGTCCAGCAGGATGTGAGGGATCGCTTCAGGATCCTCCAGGGTCTCCTCGTCTTCGTGGTGGTGGAGGCGGGGGCCTATCTCCTCCTCCAGGAGGGGGTCAAGCCGCTCGTGATACGGAATGCACGCCACCTGGAGTACAGGACCCGGCTCGCCGAGGAGTTTCTCGAGGTCTACGAGCGTGCGAAGGAGCGGGGGGACGGGGCGACGATGTTGCAGGCGCTCAGGAGTTACACGAGGCTGATCCCCTCGGATGAGTCGTACCGGGAGGAGCTTCGTACCCTGGAGCGGGAACGGCCCACGGTGGAGGAGGCGGGGGAGGAGGAGGGGTTCCCGGCCGTACCGCACAACCTCTCGGCGGGGGAGGCCCTTCGTCTGGCGGAAGAGGCCTTCCAGAAGGAGGACGCGTATACGGCGTACTACTATGCGCGGCTCGCCCATGCGATCGAGCCGTCCCTGGTGGAGGCGAGAAGGCTCCAGGCGAAGGCGTGGGATGCCATACTGCGTGAGGAGGAGACAGCCTCCTCACGGAAGGACAAGGACTTCTTCGCCGCCAAGCGGCAGGCGTACGAGCGTCTCATGGAAGGAGACTATCTCGGCGCCTACTATGCCTTCATGCGGCTCAGGGAGGAACGGCCCCGTGACGCCGATGTGGTGCGGTACTACGAGGAGGCCAGGGAGCAGGTGGAATCCTACGCCTTTTATTACGAGGAGATAGCGAATCTGTCCGACGTGGGGGGGATTCCCCGTGTCTTCTTCGCGAGGAGGGGGGACGACAGGGTCGACTTCTTCTATCTCGAGAGGGTGATCCGGGTGGCCGAGGGGACCTACGGCTTCGGGGTGGAGGTGACCGGTGTGGGACGGGAGGGTAGCCTGGTCTACCGGCTCCGGGCGCCCTACGCAAAGATCGAGCGGGGTATCCTCGTGCTCCACTGTGTGGGGCGGAGCGACCGGTCGGTGCGCTTCCTTCCCGAGAGGGAGGGCGAGGTCCCGTACGACCCCGCGTTCCTGGTGCCGGTGGGGCTCGATGTGGATCAGCTCCTGCTCCTGGGCGGCACAGGGTGGGAGGGGAGGACGCTGTCCGAACTCTTCCAGCTCGTGTGGCTTCCCGATCGGGTGCTCCTTCCCCGAGGGGAGATCACGACCCTCATCTATATACGGATATACAGGGCGGTGCTCTTTCTGATAGGATCGTTTCTCGTGCTCGCCCTCGCGTGGAGGGGACGCTACAGGGCTGCGAGGCGATCGTGGGGGTTGCTCGTGGTGGGGGGACCTCTCGTGGCTGCGGCGGTGTGGTGGGGGGCGGATATGATGGACAAGGGGGGCGCCCGTCTCATTGCGGCGGCCATGGCGCTGGGTGGGAGCGGGGCGGCGGTCGCCGTCCTCGTGGTGGGGAGCGCCGTGCTCCTGGGTCTCAGCCTCCTCCTCCTGGTGAGGGCGATGCGTTGACAAGGTGTACCGACAGAGGGAGGACGAAGCGACATGAGGTTTCTGGTGACGGGGAGTGCCGGTTTCGTGGGATTCCATCTCGTGGATTTCCTCCTGCGGAAGGGACACGAGGTGGTGGGGATCGACAACCTCTCCCCCTATTATGACGTGGGGCTCAAGAAGGCGCGTCTTGCGGAGCACGGGATCGTGGTGGGCGAACGAGGGGAAGGGATGCGCTCGAGGATCTGGGAGGGCTACATCTTCTACTTCGAGGACGTTCGGGACAGGGTCTTCCTGGAGACCCTCCTCCGGCGTCACGGGGTGGAACGTGTCATCCACCTCGCGGCCCAGGCGGGGGTCCGCTATTCCCTCACCCATCCGGAGGTCTACCTGCAGAGCAACATCGAGGGGTTTTGGGCCGTGCTCGAGGCTTCGAGGCGCTGCGGAGTGGAGAGACTGGTGTACGCCAGTACGTCGAGCGTCTACGGGCTCAACGAGAAGGTCCCGTTCTCCGAGCGGGATGGGGTCGATCATCCGGTGAGCTTGTACGCGGCCACCAAACGCTCGAACGAGCTCTTTGCGCACGTCTACAGCCACATCTACGGCCTTCCCACCATAGGGCTCAGGTTCTTCACCGTCTATGGTCCCTGGGGACGTCCCGACATGGCGTACTTCTCTTTCACCGAGCGCATCCTCAAAGGCGAGCCCATAGAGGTCTTCAACCACGGTCATATGGAGCGGGACTTCACGTATGTGGAAGACGTGGTGGAGGGGGTCGCGCGGGTGGCGGAGCATCCTCTCCCCGAGAGGCGGGACTGGGATCCGGGTGATCCCCGGCCCGACAGATCGTCGGCTCCCTTCTGGGTCTACAATATAGGCCACGGTTCGCCCGTGGGCCTCATGGACTTCATCAGAGCCATCGAGGAGGCGCTGGGTCGGGAGGCCAGGATCGTCTATCGCGAGATG from Spirochaeta thermophila DSM 6192 includes these protein-coding regions:
- a CDS encoding PspA/IM30 family protein — translated: MGFFQRLVRAVKAQFNALLKRIEDPEKLLDQLLLDMNKQLLEAKRSVAQALADEKRLEKRVSEYAAQVEDWEQKAVTALKAGREDLAKQALVKKAELLEVLEQYRKSHEEQHATVEKLKASLRDLQDRIEDARRKRNILIARAKRVQAQKRLQETIKGLSDTSAFAAFEELEKRVEELEAEAEATEALEAEDTTLSLEEQIRKLEKPEDKADVLLEDLKKRLGLPHDSSGS
- a CDS encoding response regulator transcription factor; translation: MIPRGREIPIGVFLPDADVRYYFWLDYKDFPHPQKEDIVILEDVVEEAKCCQVVSLPWKDFLSISLETGEGGPVWIPYGPADYVAQAFALGCGDYLKEPWSVGELLVRARRFLPQRVVLRGKVCEYRNGVLRREGKEVRLTPVQGQLFSLLVRHRGKPLGREALSHAVGMRNGSSRAVDMHVSLLRKKLAELDLEGVLVSVIRKGYMLIDEDR
- a CDS encoding NAD-dependent epimerase/dehydratase family protein, producing the protein MRFLVTGSAGFVGFHLVDFLLRKGHEVVGIDNLSPYYDVGLKKARLAEHGIVVGERGEGMRSRIWEGYIFYFEDVRDRVFLETLLRRHGVERVIHLAAQAGVRYSLTHPEVYLQSNIEGFWAVLEASRRCGVERLVYASTSSVYGLNEKVPFSERDGVDHPVSLYAATKRSNELFAHVYSHIYGLPTIGLRFFTVYGPWGRPDMAYFSFTERILKGEPIEVFNHGHMERDFTYVEDVVEGVARVAEHPLPERRDWDPGDPRPDRSSAPFWVYNIGHGSPVGLMDFIRAIEEALGREARIVYREMQPGDVVATHASTKSLEEAVGYRPSTPLSEGIRRFVAWYCSYYGIER